Proteins encoded together in one Myotis daubentonii chromosome 17, mMyoDau2.1, whole genome shotgun sequence window:
- the RPL7 gene encoding large ribosomal subunit protein uL30 has translation MEGAEEKKKKKVPAVPETLKKKRRNFAELKIKRLRKKFAQKMLRKARRKLIYEKAKHYHKEYRQMYRTEIRMARMARKAGNFYVPAEPKLAFVIRIRGINGVSPKVRKVLQLLRLRQIFNGTFVKLNKASINMLRIVEPYIAWGYPNLKSVNELIYKRGYGKINKKRIALTDNSLIARSLGKYGIICMEDLIHEIYTVGKRFKEANNFLWPFKLSSPRGGMKKKTTHFVEGGDAGNREDQINRLIRRMN, from the exons ATGGAGGGTGCAGA agagaagaagaagaagaaggttcCCGCGGTGCCAGAAACCCTCAAGAAGAAGCGAAGGAACTTCGCGGAGCTGAAGATCAAGCGCCTGAGGAAGAAGTTTGCCCAAAAGATG CTTCGAAAGGCGAGAAGGAAGCTCATCTACGAGAAGGCCAAGCACTACCACAAGGAGTACCGGCAGATGTACCGAACGGAGATCCGAATGGCCAGGATGGCGAGAAAAGCGGGCAACTTCTACGTCCCCGCCGAACCCAAGTTGGCCTTTGTCATCAGGATCAGAGG TATCAATGGTGTGAGCCCAAAGGTCCGGAAGGTGCTGCAGCTTCTGCGCCTTCGCCAGATCTTCAACGGCACCTTCGTTAAGCTCAACAAGGCTTCCATTAACATGCTGAGGATTGTGGAGCCATACATTGCTTGGGG GTACCCAAACCTGAAGTCAGTGAATGAATTGATCTACAAGCGTGGTTATggcaaaatcaacaaaaaacgaATTGCCCTGACAGATAACTCACTGATTGCTCGATCTCTTG GTAAATATGGCATCATCTGCATGGAAGATCTGATTCATGAGATCTACACTGTTGGAAAGCGCTTCAAAGAAGCGAACAACTTCCTGTGGCCCTTTAAGCTATCTTCTCCACGTGGTGGGATGAAGAAGAAGACCACCCATTTTGTAGAAGGTGGAGACGCTGGGAACAGGGAAGACCAGATCAATAGGCTTATTAGAAGGATGAACTAA
- the C17H8orf89 gene encoding putative uncharacterized protein C8orf89 homolog isoform X2, giving the protein MPGLSPEIKFETSNVTRNSMDRYFLFESGWRKAVFETQKLKDEYTRAFGLEELRERVKMPYLPGLQNCQKSVRSSPPEVPSRRQCIDTQMPPVRENGKEGRRVRETEERERNIHVKEIQPLVASCTHPVWGRESNLQHR; this is encoded by the exons atgccaGGACTATCTCCTGAAATCAAATTTGAGACTTCTAATGTCACCAGAAATTCCATGGacagatattttctttttgagAGTGGTTGGAGGAAAGCGGTTTTCGAAACACAGAAGTTGAAGGACG AATACACCCGAGCATTTGGTCTAGAAGAGCTCAGAGAACGTGTCAAAATGCCATATTTACCAGGATTGCAAAACTGCCAGAAAAGTGTGAGATCCTCCCCACCCGAGGTTCCTAGCAGACGGCAGTGCATTGACACCCAGATGCCTCCAGTCAG agagaatggaaaggagggaaggagggtgagagagacagaagagagagagagaaacatccatgtgaaagagatacagccattggttgcctcctgtacacacccagTCTggggccgggaatcaaacctgcaacacaggtag